The Synechococcus sp. WH 8101 sequence AGCGTCAGGGTGCAGGCGCTGACCAGCAGGGGAGCCTCCACCACCTGCCACTGAAGCCGAAAGTGATGGCCGGGCGCCCCCGCCAGCGGCCGAACCCCGTTGATATGACCACTGGGCCACAGCTCCAGGGCCCTACGCAACTCGCCTTCCACACGGCGACCGCCGCAGTAGGGCGCATACAGCGCCACCTGGGCATCGATCGAAGGGGTGAGCAAGGATTCCGCCAATCCCACAAAGCATGCCCCAAGCTGGAGTGATGGCCCAGAGCGATTCCGCCCCAATCTCCCAACACCAGCAGCGCTGGCAGGGCCGAAGGGTGGGCATCACCGGCGCCCGCGGCGCCCTCGGTCAGGCCCTGGCCCGGCGCTTCCGCTCCCGGGGCGCCCATGTGGTGGGCCTCACCCACGGTGAACCACCCTCCCAGCCTGAGCAGGAATGGGTGCGCTGGCAATGCGGCCAGGAGGAGGCACTCCTACCTGTACTGCGCGACCTGGACGTGCTGGTGCTCAACCACGGGATCAATCCCGGGGGCGACCAGAGCAAGGCCAGCCTGAACAGGAGCCTGGAGATCAATGCCCTCAGCAGCTGGAGACTGTTGGAGCTCTTCGAAGCGAGTGCCGCTGAAGGTGGTGCCACACCAATGCCGCGGGAGCTCTGGGTGAACACCTCGGAGGCTGAGATCCAGCCGGCCCTCAGCCCAGCCTATGAACTGAGCAAACGCCTGATCGGACAGTTGGTCAGCCTGCGTTGGAGTGAGTATCGGCGCCAGCGCCAGTCGAACCTGATTCTGCGCAAGTTGGTGCTCGGTCCATTCCGATCCGAGCTCAATCCGATCGGCGTGATGTCGGCCGACTGGGTCGCCGGCCAGATCCTCACCCAGTCCGAGCTGGGCCTACGACTGGTGATCGTGACCCCCAATCCCCTTACCTACCTGGTCATGCCCCTCAGTGAACTGGGGCGGGCGATCTACAACCGCCTGATCAGCCCTCCCCCCGATCGGTGAGGATCTCGCAGCCGTCGGAGGTCACCACGATGGTGTGCTCCCACTGGGCAGAGAGGCTGCCGTCCCGGGTGACCACGGTCCAACGATCCTTGAGGGTGCGGCACCGCTTGCTGCCGGCATTGAGGATCGGCTCCACCGCGAGGGTCATGCCGGGTCGCAGGGTGACATTGGGCAGATCATTGGTGCGGAAATTGAACACCGACGGTTCTTCGTGGAGATTACGACCGACGCCATGGCCGGTGTAGTCCTCCACAACGCTGTAGCCATGTGCTTTGACGTGATCTTCAACAGCGCCGGCGATATCCAGCAGCGTGTTGCCCGCTTTGATCTGTCCCAGGCCGGCCATCAGAGACTCCTGCGCCACCCGGCTCAGGGTGCGGGCCTCTTCAGGCACTTCGCCCACGCAGATCGTGACGCAACTGTCGCCGTGATAACCGTCGAAGTAGGCACCCGTATCGACCTTGAGCAGATCACCAGAGCGGATGACGCGCTTGGCACTGGGGATGCCATGCACCACCTCGTCGTTGATGCTGGCGCAGATGCTCGCGGGGAAACCGTGATACCCCTTGAAGCTGGGTGTGGCTCCCATGGCGCGAATACGACTCTCGGCGATGGCATCGAGGTCGGCGGTGGTCTGCCCTGGCTCCACTGCCGCCATGATCTCCCGGAGCACCGTGGCGACGATCTTGCTGGCCTGGGCCATGATCTTGAGCTCCCTGGCCGACTTCACCTCCACGCCGCGACGTTGCTGAATGCGAGGACCGGTGGCTGTGGCTTTCGCACGGGCGGGTGCTTGCGCTCCGTTGGACGCCGCCAGTAGGTCTGCAAACAGATTCATCAAGACGCAGGTGGTGGGGTCAGGGCGGAATCGCCTTGGCGTCACGCTATCAATGTCGACAACCAACGTGACTGGTGATGGCCTGGCTCAAGCACGTGCGTCAGTGGCACCGCTGGCTGGCCCCGTTCGTGCTGCTGCCCCTGCTGCTCACCCTCAGCTCGGGGATGGCGTATCGGCTCGCGCGCGATTGGGGTGGGGTGAGCAGGGATCAGGTGCACTGGCTGATGGCCTTGCACGAGGGAGAGTGGCTCGGCACCGATCTGGAGCCCTTTGTGGTGCTGCTCAACGCCCTCGGCCTGCTCTGGATGCTCGTCACTGGCACCACCCTTCTGATTCAGAGCTGGAAGCGAAAGTCATCAGCGCGAGCCACCGGGGCAGGAGGCGCGAAAGGGTAAGCTGTTTGTTTGGCGTGATTACCCGGAGCTGGGATGGCAGCGGACCCTAACGACACCACCGCACAGGAGACAGCCGCCGAGGTGGCAACAGCAGAAAGCGAAGCAAACGCGACTGCAGGGGATCAGAGCGGGACTCAATCCCCTGCTCCGAAGGCTGAAACGCCAGCAGCTGCAGCGGTCGCCAAGCTGGGCCCTGAAGCCCTGATTCGTGAATTTGAAGCCGCGCAGCTCAAATCCGATCTTCCCGAAATTTATGTGGGCGACACCGTCCGCGTCGGAGTGCGCATCAGCGAGGGCAACAAAGAACGCGTCCAGCCCTATGAGGGTGTGGTGATCGCCAAGCGTCACGGTGGCATCAACGCCACAATCACTGTGCGCCGCATCTTCCAAGGGATTGGCGTGGAGCGGGTGTTCATGTTGCATAGCCCTCAGGTGGCCTCCATCAAGGTGGAGCGCCGGGGTAAAGTGCGCAGGGCGAAGCTTTTTTATCTGCGGGAACGGGTGGGCAAGGCCACCCGCGTGAAGCAGCGCTTCGATCGCTGAGGTTTCGGCCTCGTTCAATCCAGTGCCATCACCTCGATGATGGTCGAGGGGTCCATCGCCTTGCGCCGTTAGTTCAGTTGGTAGAACGCAGGTCTCCAAAACCTGATGTCGGGGGTTCGAGTCCTCCACGGCGCGTCCGATGCCCCCTCATGCAGTTTCCCGGTTTTGAGCATGGAGTTGGATCTTCAACCTGGTGATGTCGTCAAAGTGCTCGAGTCAGCCGCCCTCGGCTGGGTTCGTGCCCGTGTGATCCGTGTCAAATCCGGAGGTCGTGTGGTGGTGCAAAGCGACCAAGGTCGTGAGTTCACAGCCCGTGGCAATCAGGTGCGTTTGATTGAACCGGCAGGGTTTCGTCCCTGAAGTTTCGGTTGAGCGTCATTGCGATGCATCCTGCCCTTTAGGGGCAGGATTTTTTATGCCGAGGTGTCGGCCGTCGCTGCCTGGGCCAAGCGGCACCAGCTCCGCATGCCGTTCCGACAGGTCCAGGCTTCGCTGCCGCAGCCTGAGCAACCAAGCCTCTTCGCGATCCGGCTCTCCACCCAACCCGGCACCTCACAGCCCATCAGTTGACGGAGGGCAGGGCGGAGGTTGATACTTACTTGGTCGCGCAGGCGACACAGGTCAGCCGCTCGAAGCCAGACGCTTTGCTGTTGGTCAGCCTGGGACCGTAGTTCAATTGGTTAGAGCACCGCCCTGTCACGGCGGAAGTTGCGGGTTCGAGCCCCGTCGGTCCCGTTCCAGTTCCTGTTCCAGCCGTGTCGGTTCGCGTTCGCCTCGCCCCGAGTCCGACAGGAACCCTCCACATTGGCACGGCCCGCACGGCCGTCTTCAACTGGCTCTTCGCCAGGCGCATGGGTGGAGCCTTTCTCCTGCGCATTGAAGACACCGATCGGGAGCGGTCAAAACCGGAATTCACCGCCAACATTCTTGAGGGGCTGCGCTGGCTGGGTCTCGAATGGGATGAAGAACCAGTAGTACAGAGCGAACGACTGGACGCCCACCGTGAAGCGATCCAGACCCTGCTCGACCGCGGCCTGGCCTATCGCTGTTACACCAGCGAGGACGAACTCAACGCCCTGCGCGATCAACAACGCGCCTCGGGCCTGGCTCCCCGTTATGACAACCGTCACCGCGATCTGAGTCCTGAGCAGGAGGCCGCCTTCCAAGCAGAGGGTCGTACGGCGGTGATCCGTTTTCGCATCGACGATGAGGAAAGCATCACCTGGTCTGACATGGTGCGCGGAGCCATGCGCTGGAGTGGGTCCGATCTGGGGGGCGACATGGTGATCGCCCGCCGGGCCGCCGCTGATGCCATCGGCGACCCCCTCTACAACCTGGTGGTGGTGGTGGACGATGCGGCCATGGCCATCACCCACGTGATCCGCGGCGAGGACCACATCGCCAACACGGCCAAACAATTGCTGCTCTACGAAGCCCTCGGCCTCGGCGCACCCCAGTTCGCCCACACCCCGCTGATCCTCAATGCCGAAGGGCGCAAACTTTCCAAACGCGATGGCGTCACCTCGATCAGCGACTTTCGCGCCATGGGCTACACCGCAGAAGCGCTCGCCAATTACATGACCCTGCTCGGCTGGTCGGTGCCCGAGGGGATGGAGGAGCGCTTCAGCCTCACCGAAGCGGCAGCCGTATTCAGCTTTGAGCGGGTGAACAAGGCCGGCGCCCGTTTCGACTGGGACAAACTCAACTGGCTGAACGCCCAGGTCTTGCACGGCTGGGATGCCGACCAGCTGCTGACGGCACTCCAGCCCCTCTGGCAACAGGAAGGATGGGGCCTGCCTGGCGACGACCGCAGCTGGGCCAGGGATCTGGCCACTCTGCTGGGTCCTTCCCTCACCCTGGTGAACGATGGCGTGGAGCAGGCGCGTCCGTTCTTTGAGGAACCGGCGCTGGAAAGCGATGGTCTGCAGCAACTGGACCAGGACGGTGCCAAGGCAGCCCTTCAGGCCCTCAACAGCCTGCTGGAGTCGTCTCCCTGGGATGGCACCGACAACGGGCGCGGCCAGGAGCTACTGAAACAGGCGGTGGAGCAGGCCGGTGTGAAAAAAGGTCTGATGATGAAAAGTCTCCGTGCCGCCCTGCTCGGTCGCCTGCAGGGGCCCGACCTGATGACCACCTGGGGCTTACTGGCTCGAATCGGCCACGACCGGCAACGGATCCAACGCTGTTGCTGACCCATCAGGCGCTTCCTCAGCCCCTGGGGCGTCATCGCCCTCGTCGGCAGCGATCAAACCGAGCCAGTGAGCCAGGGGCTGGGCCGTCAATCCCTGCAGGCCCACCGTCATCAAAATTGTGAGAAACACCAGGCCCTGAAGGCGGCCAGCCCCGAGCACACCCGCCTGCTCCAGACGAATCGCGAAGAGCGAAGCCACCGCAGCTGTGACGATGCCCCGTGGCGCCAACCAACCGAGAAACAGGCGCTGACGCCAGTCCAGGGGCAAGCCAATCGTGGCGACACTCACCGCCACCGGTCGCACGAACACCATCAGCACCAACACACAACTGATCCCACCCCAACCGAGCGGGCTCAGTTCCGCCCAGGACACATCGGCCGCCAACAGGGGGAAGAGCATGGTGATCGCCAGACGAGCCAGTTCCCTGATCAACTCATCCAGCTGCGCCGCATCGGTGGAGGGGCGACGGCCCACCACCACGCCAGCTGCCACCGACGCCGGCAACCCCGACTCGGGCAACAACCACTCACAGGCGCCGAACATCAGGAACAACACCCCAAGGGTGAGCTGCAACCGCAACCCGACCGATGGATCGGGCTTGAGGCGTCGCAGGGCCTCGGAAAGCAGCCAGCCGCAGGCCAGTCCAATCAGCACCCCGCCGCCGAGGCGCGAGAGCAGACCGATCGCCAGACCCCGCCAGCCATGCAGATCGCCCAGCAGCAATTCGAGCAGCAACAAGGCGAGCACCGCCCCCACGGGCTCCAGCACCAGCCCCTCCGCTTCCAGCACATCCCCCAGCGGTGGTGCCAGACGGATCTGCTGCACCAGAGGGGTGACCACCGTGGGCCCTGTCGCGAGCACGATGGCGCTGTAGACCGCCGCCACTGACCAGCCCAGCCCGGCAAGCCAATGGGCCGCCAACAGACCGGCGGCGAGAGACAGCAACAAGCGGATCAGCGAAATCCGCAGCACCGTCGCCTTGATCGTGTCACCCGGCAGGCGCAGATTCAGGCCACCATCGAAGAGCACCAGGCTCACGAGCAGCCCCACCACCGTCTCCAGGCCCTGGCCGAGATCCAGGGGCTCCACCAGTCCCAGGCCGGAGCGGCCGATCAATAAGCCCGCGAGCAGCAGCAGCACCACCCCCGGCAAACCGGACAGGGCCGCCAGCAAACGCGCACTGGCGCCGGCAAACACGGTGACGCCCCAGAGCAGTCCCAGCCGCTCAGGTGTCATCGAGAGAGGCGAATTGAGGTTCCACCCGCAGACCGGTCACCGCATCGGGGCGCACCACCAGATATTCCCCGTCGAGATCACCAAGGGGAACATTAATGAAACCGCCCTGGCTCGGCGCATTGACCAATCCCTGATACCACTGCTGGAACTGATCCAATGTGGAGAAGTGCACCTGTTCCGTCTGTCCGCCCACTAAGTGGAGCGACACGGCATAACGGCGGGGTTGGCGAGTCATGGGCGAACCGTACTTCCCGGGGGCATCCCGTCAGGATGACGGTTCAAAGCGGCCGTGTCTTCAGACCTCCAGCAGGGTCAATGACGCCTCCAGGATCCGCTGACTGGCCTGGCCATCACCGAAGGGGTTCACGGCGCGGGCCATGGCGTCATAGGCCTGGGGCTCATCCAACAGGCGCGAAGCCTCGGCCGCGATGGTGGCGGGGTCGGTGCCGACCAAACGGGCGGTCCCCGCATCGACCGCCTCCGGTCGCTCCGTCGTCCGTCGCAACACGAGCACGGGTTTTCCGAGGGCGGGCGCCTCTTCCTGAAGGCCGCCGGAGTCGGTGAGCAAGAGGGTGCACCCCTTCATCGCCGCCACGAGGCGGTCGTAATCGAGGGGCTCGGTGAGTACAACCCGGGGGTGGCCGCCCAGCAAGGCCTGCAGGGGTTCGCGCACGGTGGGATTGCGATGCAGCGGCAGCAGCAGCGCGGTGTCGGGGTGGGAGTCGAGCACCCGCAGCATGCCATCGGCGATCAGGGCCAGACGCTCACCCCAGTTCTCACGCCGATGCACCGTGGCCAGGATCACCCTCTGGCCCGACCAATCGAGGGGCAGGTCCGTGAGCGGTGCCGCCTGTTCTGCCATGTGCAGCAGGGCGTCAATCACCGTGTTGCCGGTGACCATCACCCGGCCCACCACACCAGACGCCTGAAGATTGGCCTCCGAACGCGCCGTGGGAGCGAAATGCAGCTGGGCGACCTGGGAGATGAGGCGACGGTTGGCCTCCTCCGGGAAGGGGTCGTAGAGGTTGTCGGTCCTCAGACCGGCCTCTACGTGGCCCACCGGAATCTGCTCGTAGAACGCGGCCAGAGCGGCGGCAAAGGCTGTGGTGGTATCGCCCTGCACCAGCACCAGAGAGGGCGGAAAGGCCTGAAAGTCTTCACGCAGGCCTTGGAGTGCGGCACAGGTGACATGGGTGAGGGTCTGGCGCGGCGCCATCAGGTTGAGATCCTGGTCAGCGCGGAGCCCGAACAGCTCCATCACCTGCTGCACCATCTCCCGGTGCTGTCCGGTCAGCACCACACGGGTCTGCAGCCGATCACAGGCCTGGAAGGCCTGAATCACCGGTGCCAACTTGATGGCCTCCGGTCGGGTTCCCAGAACGATCGTGACCCGCGGCTGGCCAGACATACAGCGAGAGAGGGGCTGATCTGGCCGGATCCTAGGGGTGATCTCATCGCGCTCCCTCGCTCACCCTTGCCAGATCCCCGCCTATGGCGAAGCTGATGGAAGATTGCCTGCCGTCGCCCTGTGACCGATTCGGTTCTGCCGCCGGGATTGTCCCGGTCGCTACCCACGGCTCGCCGCCCCGAGCCTGCACCCTCGCCCGTGGGCAATCCCACTCCAGAGACCGGCAGCGCCCCGTCGTTGCAGGAGATTGTGAAATGCGCCCACGACAATGGCCACTCCGACGTGCACCTAGGGGTGGGGGAGAAGCCCCGCTTCCGGGCCCGCGGCGAGATGGTCCTCACCGACTGGCCCCGCACCGACAGTGCCGTGTTCCAGGGCTGGCTCCGCGAAATCCTCACGCCCCATCAGATCGATTCGTTTCAACGCAGCAAGGAATTGGATGGCTCCCACGCCTTTCCCTTCGTGCGGGTGCGCATCAATCTGCTCGACAGCCTCCACGGGCCGGCCATGGTGCTGCGCCTGATCCCCCAGACGATCCTCACCCTGGACGACCTGCAACTGCCCCCGGTGCTGCGGGAGCTGGCATCGCGACCGAAAGGCCTGGTGCTGGTGACCGGCCCAACCGGATCCGGCAAGAGCACCACCCTGGCCGCCATGATCGACTGGATCAATCGGAACCAGGCGCGACACATCCTCACAATTGAGGATCCTGTTGAATTCGTGCACACGAGCCAACGATCCCTTGTTCGCCACAGGGAAGTGGGGCAGCACACACTGAAATTCCACAACGCCCTGAGGGCGGCCCTGCGCGAAGATCCCGATGTGATTCTCGTAGGAGAAATTCGCGATCGGGAAACGCTGGGCACGGCCATGGAAGCCTCCCAGACCGGTCACCTGGTGTTCGGGACCCTGCACACCAACTCAGCCGTGAAAACGGTGGAGCGGGTGCTCGGCATGTACCCCCCCGACGAGCAGGACAGCGTGCGTCGTGCGCTCTCCGAAGCCCTGCTGGGCGTGATCGCTCAGGGGCTAATCCGCACCACCGACGGCAAGCGCGCCGCGTATCACGACATCCTGATCAATTCTGATGCTTGCCGTGATTACATCCAGCGGGGAGCTCTTGATGAGGTGGAAGAGATCATGAGCCGCAGTGGCTTCGAGGGCATGCTCACCATCAACCAGTCATTGCAGACCCTGGTGGAGGCAGGCCGTGTGGAAGCAGATCAGGCCGTCGGCGTGAGCCTGAAACCAAATGAGCTAGCCCAGGCTCTGCGCGGCCGAGATGGAACGTGACGGGTCAGCGTCTGATCAGGAAGGGCTGCCACCGAACAGGCGCACCAGCAGAAGGGTGGCGAGACCCACGGAGAGGCCCAGCATCGCCAAGCGTCCATTCCAGATTTCCGCTTGGGGGGTGAAGCCGCGTCGCCAGGCGTTCAGTTCACCATTCGCAACAGGTTGCCGCGCTGCACGGTCCGAACCGGGCTCAGCTGAGGACGCCGCCGCAGCGGTTGTGGTTCCAGACTCGGAGGCCATGCCGTTGCGACGAAGGAAACTCGATCTTAAGAATTTCAGTCTCAGAACGGCGCCTCAGTCGACACCAAAGCCTCGGCCTGCTCCAGGGGCCAACGGGCTGACACGCCCAGGCGCAGCGAACTGAAGTCCTGCGCCCCACGGAGACGCTGCAGTGCAGCCGCACCCACCATGGCGGCATTGTCGGTACAAAATTCCAGCGGTGCGATCTGAACCTGCACCCCACAAGCGGCGGCCCGATCGCTCATCTGTCGGCGCAAGCGGAGATTGGCCGCCACGCCACCCACAAGCACCAATTGGTTCAGTCCCTCATCGCGGCAGCAGCGCAGGCTCCGCTCCACCAGCACATCCGCCACCACCTGCTCAAAACTGGCGGCAAGATCGGCCCAGACGGCGGCTGCGGCGTCTCCATCCACCAGCTCAGCCTTGCAGGCTTCCACCTGGCGCAACATCGCTGTTTTCAAGCCACTGAACGAGAAGTCGTAGGGGTGGAAGCCCCCCTCTCGCC is a genomic window containing:
- the ebsA gene encoding type IV pilus biogenesis protein EbsA, yielding MAESLLTPSIDAQVALYAPYCGGRRVEGELRRALELWPSGHINGVRPLAGAPGHHFRLQWQVVEAPLLVSACTLTLQVEPTCCFRFSLAAHQLMVWLMELHSEGDGAPDLSDRFWQWLLLEASVERCLADSSALERNGDAEGH
- a CDS encoding SDR family oxidoreductase, translated to MPQAGVMAQSDSAPISQHQQRWQGRRVGITGARGALGQALARRFRSRGAHVVGLTHGEPPSQPEQEWVRWQCGQEEALLPVLRDLDVLVLNHGINPGGDQSKASLNRSLEINALSSWRLLELFEASAAEGGATPMPRELWVNTSEAEIQPALSPAYELSKRLIGQLVSLRWSEYRRQRQSNLILRKLVLGPFRSELNPIGVMSADWVAGQILTQSELGLRLVIVTPNPLTYLVMPLSELGRAIYNRLISPPPDR
- the map gene encoding type I methionyl aminopeptidase, translated to MNLFADLLAASNGAQAPARAKATATGPRIQQRRGVEVKSARELKIMAQASKIVATVLREIMAAVEPGQTTADLDAIAESRIRAMGATPSFKGYHGFPASICASINDEVVHGIPSAKRVIRSGDLLKVDTGAYFDGYHGDSCVTICVGEVPEEARTLSRVAQESLMAGLGQIKAGNTLLDIAGAVEDHVKAHGYSVVEDYTGHGVGRNLHEEPSVFNFRTNDLPNVTLRPGMTLAVEPILNAGSKRCRTLKDRWTVVTRDGSLSAQWEHTIVVTSDGCEILTDRGEG
- a CDS encoding PepSY domain-containing protein, producing MAWLKHVRQWHRWLAPFVLLPLLLTLSSGMAYRLARDWGGVSRDQVHWLMALHEGEWLGTDLEPFVVLLNALGLLWMLVTGTTLLIQSWKRKSSARATGAGGAKG
- the rplS gene encoding 50S ribosomal protein L19, producing MAADPNDTTAQETAAEVATAESEANATAGDQSGTQSPAPKAETPAAAAVAKLGPEALIREFEAAQLKSDLPEIYVGDTVRVGVRISEGNKERVQPYEGVVIAKRHGGINATITVRRIFQGIGVERVFMLHSPQVASIKVERRGKVRRAKLFYLRERVGKATRVKQRFDR
- a CDS encoding hyperconserved protein Hcp, with the protein product MELDLQPGDVVKVLESAALGWVRARVIRVKSGGRVVVQSDQGREFTARGNQVRLIEPAGFRP
- the gltX gene encoding glutamate--tRNA ligase; its protein translation is MSVRVRLAPSPTGTLHIGTARTAVFNWLFARRMGGAFLLRIEDTDRERSKPEFTANILEGLRWLGLEWDEEPVVQSERLDAHREAIQTLLDRGLAYRCYTSEDELNALRDQQRASGLAPRYDNRHRDLSPEQEAAFQAEGRTAVIRFRIDDEESITWSDMVRGAMRWSGSDLGGDMVIARRAAADAIGDPLYNLVVVVDDAAMAITHVIRGEDHIANTAKQLLLYEALGLGAPQFAHTPLILNAEGRKLSKRDGVTSISDFRAMGYTAEALANYMTLLGWSVPEGMEERFSLTEAAAVFSFERVNKAGARFDWDKLNWLNAQVLHGWDADQLLTALQPLWQQEGWGLPGDDRSWARDLATLLGPSLTLVNDGVEQARPFFEEPALESDGLQQLDQDGAKAALQALNSLLESSPWDGTDNGRGQELLKQAVEQAGVKKGLMMKSLRAALLGRLQGPDLMTTWGLLARIGHDRQRIQRCC
- a CDS encoding sodium:proton antiporter is translated as MTPERLGLLWGVTVFAGASARLLAALSGLPGVVLLLLAGLLIGRSGLGLVEPLDLGQGLETVVGLLVSLVLFDGGLNLRLPGDTIKATVLRISLIRLLLSLAAGLLAAHWLAGLGWSVAAVYSAIVLATGPTVVTPLVQQIRLAPPLGDVLEAEGLVLEPVGAVLALLLLELLLGDLHGWRGLAIGLLSRLGGGVLIGLACGWLLSEALRRLKPDPSVGLRLQLTLGVLFLMFGACEWLLPESGLPASVAAGVVVGRRPSTDAAQLDELIRELARLAITMLFPLLAADVSWAELSPLGWGGISCVLVLMVFVRPVAVSVATIGLPLDWRQRLFLGWLAPRGIVTAAVASLFAIRLEQAGVLGAGRLQGLVFLTILMTVGLQGLTAQPLAHWLGLIAADEGDDAPGAEEAPDGSATALDPLPVVADSSQ
- the wecB gene encoding non-hydrolyzing UDP-N-acetylglucosamine 2-epimerase codes for the protein MSGQPRVTIVLGTRPEAIKLAPVIQAFQACDRLQTRVVLTGQHREMVQQVMELFGLRADQDLNLMAPRQTLTHVTCAALQGLREDFQAFPPSLVLVQGDTTTAFAAALAAFYEQIPVGHVEAGLRTDNLYDPFPEEANRRLISQVAQLHFAPTARSEANLQASGVVGRVMVTGNTVIDALLHMAEQAAPLTDLPLDWSGQRVILATVHRRENWGERLALIADGMLRVLDSHPDTALLLPLHRNPTVREPLQALLGGHPRVVLTEPLDYDRLVAAMKGCTLLLTDSGGLQEEAPALGKPVLVLRRTTERPEAVDAGTARLVGTDPATIAAEASRLLDEPQAYDAMARAVNPFGDGQASQRILEASLTLLEV
- a CDS encoding type IV pilus twitching motility protein PilT, with amino-acid sequence MTDSVLPPGLSRSLPTARRPEPAPSPVGNPTPETGSAPSLQEIVKCAHDNGHSDVHLGVGEKPRFRARGEMVLTDWPRTDSAVFQGWLREILTPHQIDSFQRSKELDGSHAFPFVRVRINLLDSLHGPAMVLRLIPQTILTLDDLQLPPVLRELASRPKGLVLVTGPTGSGKSTTLAAMIDWINRNQARHILTIEDPVEFVHTSQRSLVRHREVGQHTLKFHNALRAALREDPDVILVGEIRDRETLGTAMEASQTGHLVFGTLHTNSAVKTVERVLGMYPPDEQDSVRRALSEALLGVIAQGLIRTTDGKRAAYHDILINSDACRDYIQRGALDEVEEIMSRSGFEGMLTINQSLQTLVEAGRVEADQAVGVSLKPNELAQALRGRDGT
- a CDS encoding high light inducible protein yields the protein MASESGTTTAAAASSAEPGSDRAARQPVANGELNAWRRGFTPQAEIWNGRLAMLGLSVGLATLLLVRLFGGSPS